In a single window of the Elaeis guineensis isolate ETL-2024a chromosome 8, EG11, whole genome shotgun sequence genome:
- the LOC105049960 gene encoding uncharacterized protein, whose amino-acid sequence MSTMEHLFMQIFEKKNWIEGQLRQQIDSYGQSLAYNLLADGGHPPPWLWTMEPDAPGCPDSKGILFPLPWATTPSTNHNNFYTFPAPKDKNVSQPSSFFNEIGASNKNFFTEPIDEVVPDDFLKDTERDSNMIGLKDVEANAEFDNLAKIQHSRLTQRDLENHLSKKAKIRSFGDESTMDQYTGRTTRSRFASLKPDSIKETSIMTNLLAFDNVDGGRATRSRRASQKLDFPHKLSKPAKTLKPMEYGTQKASEDQMGCWPGTSANIDALEGNDVDDAMAPQRCVREAAVKGLASDASCPVDSGSKVTCTAAPELCQMLSLVEPNKLLFDGIEVCGSNDNPVAAFEEENQEYSAVTLSKMETMQSLKENHFCQDFMKEHCSLVCREPQDDVLHAGEVMQRTKEAGRVSEGCASKSLKLVEVDDSECHPLPSSCIKHSQAPAQLPVKPTHWISENELTHPSSMNNSILNWSTKCSGQPSVQQDCSSEGSSGDLGNHNMEEQCSVPHIDVLTSIVASRQSETNSSVEPKDHLLDAKKHLNLDRNSIVSLVKETKGSNSVSDMKLDTVQSMKEESFHRSLKTAHVSPANAQIQDEVVLPAIEDVRSTDENKRVSGEAHEEISGLLVMMKPKCGPQFIHCDDIPSHIMVMSALEVMSGGDVSEKHSIRSPVQCPTDENFEGMLVKETNGSSSKLTDPLLSDGPELLLSETDDICIEAEKAETTAVRLGKRSFAMLTSISDAAENHDVEAECQHLPRSSNISDKIIGSCKSNDSVLVSSKQVGECFSPQETVVNTGVRHIEEKLTVRKMPNTAEASRNSSSLDKNLGSCRANAIGLPSPEEISIQLETINGDICARAKNVIEKDAIQHLETPNNIEAQIAAPEARYSLRSLSSQQKNLGSFRLIGINATSSSKRSRDIVAPACEISWPKRRKLEGRSNNILATSPRMRFKPLLHVHKGSDWRSQMSSENALGDGMDFQSSLSPSELKIEIANAALDSPLEVLQISKKLCVREDDSCLKPEERTMVASLQTEHRQGVSFHYLVEGISGTCLTKKVGASKLSDFKLKEHCFSEDNHDLMRSRSTLSPEIIKSPGYHVELTEETNMDDTERSFYTYDMADCDETMPEFEGFSIGVPSTMENSVLCNSDLQSYTKAQDTVLEQLCSTRNLVTPRSCRSAKYKINRLPDVYQSLPAGTLEHMESTNPLHLNDVDIKQFRESEDDKFSGFSGNLELEYDGYGKSHFHSMPSSSTRFGRLASKHPLTPPVEKSCQRKVSGRSDASSETVGSNPELVCFRINENTSTTDENENPDELDMSKERVGSREFKVSTNRKVLLDVTALYQNAPTVASVSEKFAERSNLQSVNTESYSGTQKGVCMIVENACAKKPKIVDKENHSLPVDGNRVQKAAESINSRFSKPEISRKADDRNKNRPHLEKGCKPSNIMSNISSFIPLVQQKQQAATAKGKKDIKVKALEAAEAAKRLEEKKQNEREMRKAAARLERARLEREKELKQKQKEEERKKKEAEVAARKRQREEEERKEKERKRRCIEEARKLQREQEEKLRAEKEERELRRKAADEKEQRNKEPMEQANQQSKSEKEGEIAGCKKDAELEPSTTEVVMREGIHGNNSFAGPDFSKELNDLEKSYEMSPYKDSEVEDDDAEDEIRRRRKYIPSWARRECLEQILLLKQHLDPTEIFCRKNSFDLSEVLLPHILRLPS is encoded by the exons GAATTTGACAACCTTGCAAAGATACAGCATTCCAGATTGACGCAAAGGGACCTAGAGAATCATCTCAGTAAGAAAGCAAAAATTAGAAGTTTTGGAGATGAAAGTACTATGGATCAATATACTGGTAGAACTACTCGTTCTAGGTTTGCCTCCTTGAAGCCTGATAGTATTAAAGAAACTTCAATTATGACGAACCTGTTGGCTTTTGACAATGTAGATGGTGGTCGAGCCACTAGATCAAGAAGAGCATCTCAGAAACTTGATTTTCCTCACAAGTTATCAAAACCAGCTAAAACTTTAAAACCCATGGAATATGGAACACAGAAAGCATCAGAGGATCAAATGGGTTGCTGGCCCGGTACTTCTGCAAATATAGATGCTCTCGAAGGAAATGACGTTGATGATGCTATGGCTCCACAGAGATGTGTTAGGGAAGCTGCAGTAAAGGGGCTTGCCTCAGATGCATCTTGTCCTGTTGACTCTGGGTCGAAGGTGACATGCACTGCAGCTCCAGAGCTGTGTCAGATGCTTTCTCTGGTTGAACCAAATAAACTTCTTTTCGATGGCATTGAAGTTTGTGGCTCAAATGACAATCCTGTTGCTGCTtttgaagaagaaaatcaagaataCTCTGCGGTTACCCTATCAAAGATGGAGACCATGCAATCTCTAAAAGAAAATCACTTTTGCCAAGATTTTATGAAAGAACATTGTTCTTTAGTATGCAGGGAGCCTCAAGATGATGTCTTGCATGCAGGAGAAGTTATGCAACGAACAAAGGAAGCTGGCAGAGTTTCAGAGGGATGTGCAAGCAAGAGTCTTAAATTGGTTGAAGTGGATGACTCAGAGTGTCACCCCCTCCCCAGTTCATGCATTAAGCATTCTCAGGCACCTGCCCAGTTGCCTGTGAAACCAACACATTGGATCTCTGAAAATGAACTGACACATCCATCCTCTATGAACAACTCTATATTAAACTGGAGCACAAAATGTTCAGGTCAGCCAAGTGTTCAACAGGATTGTAGCTCTGAAGGTTCATCAGGAGATCTGGGGAACCATAATATGGAAGAGCAATGTAGTGTACCTCACATTGATGTGTTAACAAGCATTGTAGCAAGCAGGCAGTCTGAGACCAATTCCTCAGTTGAACCAAAGGATCACCTACTTGATGCTAAGAAGCACCTTAATTTGGATAGGAATTCTATTGTTTCCTTGGTGAAAGAAACTAAGGGCAGCAATTCTGTGAGTGATATGAAGTTGGACACTGTGCAGTCAATGAAAGAAGAATCGTTCCACAGATCTTTGAAAACAGCACATGTTTCTCCAGCAAATGCACAGATTCAGGATGAGGTTGTCTTACCTGCCATAGAAGATGTGAGAAGTACAGATGAAAATAAAAGGGTCTCTGGTGAAGCTCATGAAGAGATTTCTGGGTTACTTGTAATGATGAAGCCAAAATGTGGTCCCCAATTTATACACTGTGATGATATACCTTCACATATAATGGTCATGTCAGCTTTGGAAGTGATGTCTGGGGGCGATGTTAGTGAGAAACATTCCATTCGAAGTCCTGTGCAGTGTCCAACAGATGAGAATTTTGAGGGAATGCTCGTCAAAGAAACAAATGGCAGTTCAAGTAAACTGACAGACCCCCTTCTCAGTGATGGTCCGGAGTTATTGTTATCTGAAACAGATGATATATGCATAGAAGCTGAAAAAGCTGAGACCACTGCAGTGCGACTTGGGAAGAGAAGTTTTGCAATGCTGACATCAATATCTGATGCTGCTGAAAATCATGATGTGGAGGCAGAATGCCAGCATCTGCCGAGaagttcaaatattagtgataagaTTATTGGTTCTTGTAAATCAAATGATTCTGTTTTAGTTTCTTCAAAACAAGTTGGTGAGTGTTTTTCACCTCAGGAAACTGTTGTTAATACTGGTGTCAGACATATCGAGGAGAAGCTTACAGTCAGGAAGATGCCAAATACGGCTGAAGCTTCAAGAAACTCAAGCAGTCTTGATAAGAATCTTGGTTCTTGTAGAGCGAATGCTATCGGTTTACCTTCTCCAGAAGAAATTTCCATTCAGCTGGAAACCATCAATGGTGATATTTGTGCACGTGCAAAGAATGTTATAGAGAAGGATGCCATTCAGCACTTAGAAACACCAAATAATATAGAAGCTCAAATTGCAGCACCAGAAGCTCGTTACTCCTTAAGGAGCTTGAGTAGCCAGCAAAAAAACCTTGGTTCTTTTAGATTAATTGGAATCAATGCTACAAGCAGTTCGAAACGATCAAGGGATATTGTTGCCCCTGCAtgtgaaatttcatggcctaaaaGGAGAAAATTAGAGGGACGATCAAATAATATCCTGGCTACTTCTCCTAGGATGAGGTTTAAACCTCTCCTGCATGTTCATAAGGGCAGTGACTGGAGAAGCCAGATGAGTTCAGAAAATGCTTTAGGAGATGGTATGGATTTTCAGTCTTCTCTATCACCAAGTGAGTTGAAAATTGAGATAGCAAATGCAGCCCTCGACAGTCCTCTTGAAGTTCTACAAATTAGCAAGAAGCTCTGTGTGAGAGAG GATGATTCTTGCTTAAAACCTGAGGAACGAACTATGGTGGCTTCATTGCAAACCGAACATAGACAAGGAGTCTCTTTTCATTATTTGGTAGAGGGAATATCTGGAACTTGTTTAACAAAAAAAGTGGGTGCATCTAAATTGTCTGACTTTAAACTAAAAGAACATTGTTTTTCAGAAGATAATCATGATCTAATGCGAAGTAGGAGCACATTAAGTCCTGAAATAATTAAGAGTCCCGGTTATCATGTGGAACTTACTGAAGAGACCAATATGGATGATACAGAAAGAAGTTTTTACACATATGACATGGCTGATTGTGATGAGACCATGCCGGAGTTCGAGGGATTCAGCATTGGTGTTCCTTCTACTATGGAGAACAGTGTCTTATGCAATTCTGATCTTCAAAGTTATACAAAAGCACAGGATACTGTGCTTGAGCAGTTGTGCAGCACTAGGAATTTGGTTACCCCAAGATCTTGTCGTTCTGCCAAGTATAAGATTAATAGACTTCCTGATGTGTATCAATCTTTACCTGCTGGGACTCTGGAGCATATGGAGTCAACCAATCCACTCCATCTTAATGATGTTGATATCAAACAATTTAGGGAAAGTGAAGATGACAAGTTTTCTGGTTTTTCTGGCAACTTGGAATTAGAATATGATGGCTATGGAAAGTCTCATTTTCATAGTATGCCTTCTTCAAGTACAAGATTTGGACGGCTTGCTAGTAAGCATCCTTTGACCCCTCCAGTTGAAAAGTCCTGCCAGAGAAAGGTTTCGGGGAGAAGTGATGCCAGTTCAGAGACAGTGGGTTCTAACCCAGAACTTGTATGTTTTCGTATCAATGAAAATACCAGCACTACTGATGAAAATGAAAATCCAGATGAATTAGACATGTCCAAAGAGAGGGTTGGCTCAAGAGAGTTCAAGGTGTCAACTAACAGAAAAGTACTTCTAGATGTCACTGCACTATATCAGAATGCACCAACAGTGGCTTCTGTTTCGGAGAAGTTTGCTGAAAGAAGCAACCTACAATCTGTAAACACAGAGTCTTACTCTGGTACTCAAAAGGGTGTCTGTATGATTGTGGAAAATGCTTGTGCCAAAAAGCCTAAGATAGTTGATAAGGAGAATCATAGCCTTCCGGTTGATGGAAATCGAGTTCAGAAGGCAGCTGAATCTATCAATAGCAGGTTTAGCAAACCAGAGATTTCTAGAAAAGCAGATGATAGAAACAAAAACCGGCCACATCTGGAAAAAGGATGCAAGCCCAGCAATATCATGTCCAATATATCTTCTTTTATTCCACTTGTACAACAAAAGCAGCAAGCAGCAACTGCAAAAG GGAAGAAAGATATTAAAGTCAAAGCATTAGAGGCTGCTGAAGCTGCGAAGCGTCttgaagaaaagaaacaaaatgaGCGTGAAATGAGGAAAGCAGCTGCAAGGCTTGAGCGTGCAAGGTTGGAACGGGAGAAAGAGCTCAAGCAAAagcaaaaagaagaggaaaggaagaaaaaagaagcagAAGTTGCTGCAAGGAAgaggcaaagagaagaagaagagagaaaggaaaaggaaagaaagagaagatgcATTGAAGAAGCTCGAAAATTGCAAAGGGAACAGGAGGAAAAATTACGTGCtgagaaagaggaaagagagctTCGGCGCAAAGCTGCA GATGAGAAAGAACAAAGGAACAAAGAACCCATGGAACAGGCAAATCAACAATCAAAATCAGAAAAGGAAGGGGAAATTGCTGGGTGCAAAAAAGATGCTGAGTTGGAACCCAGCACCACCGAGGTGGTAATGAGGGAAGGCATACATGGAAATAATAGCTTTGCAGGCCCTGATTTTTCTAAAGAACTAAATGATCTTGAAAAG TCGTACGAGATGTCTCCATACAAAGACTCTGAAGTTGAGGATGATGATGCAGAAGATGAAATTAGGCGTAGAAGAAAGTACATTCCTTCATGGGCAAG GAGAGAATGCTTGGAGCAAATTTTACTTCTCAAGCAGCATCTAGACCCAACAGAAATCTTCTGTCGTAAGAATTCTTTTGATTTAAGTGAAG TACTTTTGCCTCATATTCTTCGGCTGCCATCGTGA